In the Piscinibacter sp. XHJ-5 genome, one interval contains:
- a CDS encoding DEAD/DEAH box helicase encodes MPPGSRIDTAVPGHFRPRLTLQTLTRGDGLLGLRAVPGFGPRSTQVTVAQAHWTSATASGLCWDTHAPTRVLNIRPKPTELLRGAWDERVLLLRDLAAEADARDALWASGLRPLPGEALQWRRPEAADGHDSLWSLAEESHFGDFWAEQVPRLQAAGWQIVVRAGFAHESVPVQKWRLVIDPVGDGPGRELVELGERGPTISALRQPHREGSWMLSLGIEVDGEMLDLVPLLADLIKRDARWLDAREIAAMPDSAIVQLRAPGGRHIEARAAPLKAIVGAMVDLLTDPHRAQHEGPLQLSTWEAHRLEALREGLAETQAARAGEHGAWQLQGEAGIAALTRRLRDAGTPPPVAAPAGLGLTLRPYQLQGLAWLQYLREHHLAGILADDMGLGKTAQVLAHLLLEQQAGRLDQPALVVLPTSLIANWQAEAARIAPTLRTLTLQGSQRHRHVERIGEHDLVFTTYPLLWRDIETLQQQPWHQLILDEAQMVKNAGSRAAGATRRLNARHRLCVTGTPLENHLGELWAHFDLLMPGFLGDARTFARQWRKPIETNGETLRAQLLAQRVRPFILRRRKQDVAAELPPKTEVIRRVQLHGQQRALYESVRLAADEQVRRVLQRSNFAGAQIAILDALLKLRQVCCDPRLVKGTATPVTMGSAKMDLLTDMLPELVAEGRRVLVFSQFTEMLALVQQALSALALAHLTLTGETPPRERGAIVARFQARQDESVLLLSLKAGGVGLNLTAADTVIHLDPWWNPAVERQATDRAHRIGQDQPVFVYKLLVEGSIEERMLALQERKAALADGVLGSDADRAVKFGEADLQGLLAPLDALQSSAG; translated from the coding sequence ATGCCTCCCGGCTCGCGCATCGACACTGCCGTCCCCGGCCACTTCCGCCCCCGCCTGACCCTGCAGACACTCACTCGCGGTGACGGCCTGCTGGGTCTGCGCGCCGTGCCCGGCTTCGGCCCGCGCAGCACGCAGGTGACAGTGGCGCAAGCGCACTGGACTTCTGCGACTGCCAGCGGCCTGTGCTGGGACACGCACGCGCCCACGCGTGTGCTCAACATCCGGCCCAAGCCGACCGAGCTGCTGCGCGGTGCGTGGGACGAGCGCGTGCTGCTGCTGCGCGACCTCGCTGCAGAAGCCGATGCCCGCGATGCGCTGTGGGCCAGCGGCTTGCGGCCTCTGCCGGGCGAGGCGCTGCAGTGGCGCCGGCCGGAGGCGGCCGATGGCCATGACTCGCTGTGGAGCCTGGCCGAGGAATCGCACTTCGGTGACTTCTGGGCCGAGCAGGTGCCCCGCCTGCAAGCGGCCGGCTGGCAGATCGTGGTGCGAGCGGGCTTCGCGCACGAGAGTGTGCCGGTGCAGAAGTGGCGTCTGGTGATCGACCCGGTCGGCGACGGGCCGGGACGCGAACTCGTCGAGCTGGGCGAGCGCGGGCCCACGATCTCCGCGCTGCGCCAGCCGCATCGCGAAGGCTCGTGGATGCTGAGCCTGGGCATCGAGGTCGACGGAGAAATGCTGGACCTCGTGCCGCTCCTTGCCGACCTGATCAAGCGCGACGCGCGCTGGCTCGATGCGCGCGAGATCGCGGCCATGCCCGACAGCGCGATCGTGCAGCTGCGCGCACCGGGCGGGCGGCACATCGAGGCGCGGGCTGCGCCGCTGAAGGCCATCGTGGGCGCGATGGTGGACCTGCTGACCGACCCGCATCGGGCGCAGCACGAAGGACCTCTCCAGCTCTCGACCTGGGAGGCGCATCGCCTCGAAGCGCTGCGCGAGGGCTTGGCCGAGACGCAGGCCGCACGCGCCGGCGAGCATGGCGCCTGGCAATTGCAAGGCGAAGCAGGCATCGCCGCCCTGACCCGGCGCTTGCGCGACGCGGGCACGCCGCCGCCGGTCGCGGCGCCCGCGGGGCTGGGGCTCACGCTGCGCCCTTATCAGCTGCAGGGGCTGGCCTGGCTGCAATACCTGCGCGAGCACCATCTGGCCGGCATCCTGGCCGACGACATGGGTCTGGGCAAGACGGCGCAGGTGCTGGCCCATCTGCTGCTGGAGCAGCAGGCGGGGCGGCTCGACCAGCCCGCACTCGTCGTGCTGCCCACGTCGCTGATCGCCAACTGGCAAGCCGAGGCCGCGCGCATCGCGCCCACCTTGCGCACGCTCACGCTGCAGGGTTCGCAGCGGCACCGGCATGTCGAACGCATCGGCGAGCACGACCTGGTGTTCACCACCTACCCGCTCCTGTGGCGCGACATCGAGACGCTGCAGCAGCAACCCTGGCACCAGCTGATCCTCGACGAAGCGCAGATGGTCAAGAACGCGGGCAGCCGCGCGGCGGGTGCAACGCGGCGCCTGAACGCGCGCCATCGCCTGTGCGTGACCGGCACGCCGCTGGAGAACCACCTGGGCGAACTCTGGGCGCACTTCGACCTGCTGATGCCTGGCTTCCTCGGCGACGCCCGCACGTTCGCGCGTCAGTGGCGCAAGCCCATCGAAACCAATGGCGAGACGCTGCGCGCACAGCTGCTGGCCCAGCGCGTGCGGCCCTTCATCCTGCGACGTCGCAAGCAGGACGTGGCGGCCGAGCTGCCGCCGAAGACCGAAGTGATCCGCCGCGTGCAGCTTCACGGCCAGCAACGCGCCTTGTACGAGAGCGTGCGCCTGGCCGCCGACGAACAGGTGCGGCGCGTCCTGCAGCGCAGCAACTTCGCCGGCGCGCAGATCGCGATCCTCGATGCGCTGCTGAAGCTGCGCCAGGTGTGCTGCGACCCACGGCTCGTGAAGGGCACCGCGACGCCGGTGACGATGGGCAGCGCGAAGATGGACCTGCTCACCGACATGCTGCCCGAACTGGTGGCCGAAGGCCGCCGCGTCCTGGTGTTCAGCCAGTTCACCGAGATGCTCGCGCTGGTCCAGCAGGCGTTGTCGGCGCTGGCACTTGCACACCTCACCCTGACCGGCGAGACGCCGCCGCGCGAACGCGGCGCCATCGTCGCGCGGTTCCAGGCCAGGCAGGACGAGTCCGTGCTGTTGCTGAGTCTGAAGGCCGGCGGCGTGGGCCTCAACCTCACTGCGGCCGACACGGTGATCCATCTCGACCCGTGGTGGAACCCGGCCGTCGAACGCCAGGCCACCGACCGCGCGCACCGCATCGGCCAGGACCAGCCCGTGTTCGTCTACAAATTGCTGGTCGAGGGCAGCATCGAAGAGCGGATGCTGGCGCTGCAGGAGAGAAAGGCGGCCCTGGCCGATGGTGTGCTTGGCAGCGACGCGGATCGTGCGGTGAAGTTCGGCGAGGCGGATTTGCAGGGCCTGCTCGCGCCGCTGGACGCGTTGCAGTCATCCGCTGGCTGA
- a CDS encoding PaaI family thioesterase, giving the protein MASPTNSYFARLQRGDAKPPPITTTLGGAIQNVDLENGTLESTYFATPAFLNPAGQVQGGILCAMLDDVTAFLVTATLADREFCATLNLNVSFLRPAQAGALEGRAQLVRRGRDVCNVSGELWQGGKLVANATATCMVVRQG; this is encoded by the coding sequence ATGGCATCCCCCACCAACAGCTACTTTGCCCGGCTCCAGCGCGGCGACGCGAAACCGCCGCCCATCACGACGACGCTGGGCGGCGCGATCCAGAACGTGGATCTCGAGAACGGCACCCTTGAATCGACCTATTTCGCGACCCCGGCGTTCCTCAACCCGGCCGGCCAGGTCCAAGGCGGCATTCTGTGCGCGATGCTCGACGACGTGACTGCGTTCCTCGTCACCGCAACGCTCGCCGACCGCGAGTTCTGCGCCACGCTCAACCTCAACGTCTCGTTCCTGCGACCTGCGCAAGCCGGCGCGCTGGAGGGCAGGGCGCAACTCGTGCGACGTGGCAGGGATGTGTGCAACGTGAGTGGCGAGTTGTGGCAGGGCGGCAAGCTCGTGGCGAACGCGACAGCGACGTGCATGGTAGTGCGACAAGGGTGA
- a CDS encoding enoyl-CoA hydratase/isomerase family protein codes for MNTTTPGQTPHLAVDGRIATITLRRPAVANRLELEDLQALQAHVDEVNASSAVLVLRLVAEGRHFCSGFNIGQVGSGANDAGQRFEALAGALEQARPVTIAAIQGGVYGGATDLALACDFRIGTPASELSVPAAKLGLLFYRGGLERYVSRLGLATAKRVLLTADKLDADAMLACGYLDRLAPSVDALPGLLDDLTTTLAAMAPLALLGMKKHMNRIAAGTLIEDELARDIAEADASVDLREGALAWQQKRDPVFHGR; via the coding sequence ATGAACACGACAACGCCGGGGCAGACGCCCCACCTCGCCGTCGACGGCCGCATCGCGACGATCACACTGCGCCGGCCGGCAGTGGCCAATCGGCTGGAGCTCGAGGACCTGCAAGCGCTGCAGGCGCACGTCGACGAGGTGAATGCAAGCAGCGCGGTGCTGGTGCTGCGCCTGGTGGCGGAGGGCCGCCACTTCTGCAGCGGCTTCAACATCGGCCAGGTGGGCAGCGGCGCCAACGACGCCGGCCAGCGCTTCGAAGCGCTTGCGGGCGCTCTGGAGCAGGCACGGCCGGTGACGATCGCGGCCATCCAGGGCGGCGTGTACGGCGGCGCGACCGATCTCGCCCTGGCCTGCGACTTCCGCATCGGCACGCCGGCCTCGGAGCTCAGCGTGCCGGCGGCGAAGCTCGGCTTGCTGTTCTACCGCGGCGGATTGGAACGCTACGTGTCCCGCCTTGGGCTGGCCACCGCCAAGCGCGTGCTGCTCACCGCCGACAAGCTCGACGCCGACGCGATGCTCGCCTGCGGCTATCTGGACCGACTCGCCCCGTCGGTCGATGCGCTGCCGGGCTTGCTCGACGACCTGACGACGACGCTCGCCGCCATGGCGCCGCTCGCGCTGTTGGGAATGAAGAAGCATATGAACCGCATCGCCGCGGGCACGCTCATCGAAGACGAGCTTGCGCGCGACATCGCCGAGGCCGACGCTTCGGTGGACCTTCGCGAGGGCGCGCTCGCGTGGCAGCAAAAGCGCGACCCCGTCTTCCACGGGCGTTGA
- a CDS encoding 4-carboxy-4-hydroxy-2-oxoadipate aldolase/oxaloacetate decarboxylase, whose product MTFREHDPATTTRRDIDRVSAAVVAAARALPTATLHEAGGKVGALPSIIKPVAAAFRCCGPALTVHSPGGDNLWLHRALDTAQPGDVLVVHVSGAYEHGYWGEIMTTMAKARGLAGLVIDGCVRDGVLLEQIGFPVFARGLCIRGTGKDYGAIGWLNAPVLIGDVTVSAGDLVVGDADGVVAVPRLRAAEVVAKSQQRERDEAAILKRLQAGESTMQVYGFH is encoded by the coding sequence ATGACCTTTAGAGAACACGACCCGGCGACGACCACGCGGCGCGACATCGACCGCGTCAGCGCGGCCGTCGTGGCCGCGGCACGCGCGCTGCCTACCGCGACGCTTCACGAGGCCGGCGGCAAGGTCGGCGCCTTGCCGTCGATCATCAAGCCCGTCGCGGCCGCGTTCCGCTGCTGCGGGCCGGCGCTGACCGTGCATTCGCCTGGCGGCGACAACCTGTGGCTGCACCGCGCGCTCGACACGGCGCAGCCCGGCGATGTGCTGGTCGTGCATGTGAGCGGCGCGTACGAGCATGGCTACTGGGGCGAGATCATGACGACGATGGCCAAGGCGCGCGGCCTGGCCGGGCTCGTCATCGACGGCTGCGTGCGCGACGGCGTGCTGCTAGAGCAGATCGGCTTTCCGGTCTTCGCGCGCGGGCTGTGCATTCGCGGCACGGGCAAGGACTACGGCGCGATCGGCTGGTTGAACGCGCCGGTGCTGATCGGCGACGTCACGGTGTCGGCCGGCGATCTGGTGGTCGGCGACGCCGATGGCGTGGTCGCCGTGCCGCGCCTGCGCGCCGCCGAGGTGGTTGCCAAGTCGCAGCAGCGGGAACGCGACGAAGCGGCCATCTTGAAGCGTCTGCAGGCCGGCGAAAGCACGATGCAGGTCTACGGCTTTCACTGA
- a CDS encoding RraA family protein, protein MEQDPNVARAAKLDTATLSDALDKLGIAGQCYRIKPRSGSFRMAGRAWTLLYGPAANPPGTVGDYIDDVPPGSVIVLDNGGRENATVWGDILTEIAQRRGIAGTVIDGVCRDVALCTSIGYPVFSKDHWMRTGKDRVQVEATNVVVNIGDARVQPGDIVRGDADGVVVIPKQHEAQVLDTAEAVELAENAIREAVRGGMRLDEARKQHRYHQLQTRIK, encoded by the coding sequence ATGGAACAAGACCCCAACGTCGCGCGTGCGGCGAAGCTCGACACCGCCACTCTCTCCGACGCGCTCGACAAGCTCGGCATCGCCGGCCAGTGCTACCGCATCAAGCCGCGCAGCGGCAGCTTCCGCATGGCCGGACGAGCCTGGACGCTGCTCTACGGGCCGGCCGCCAACCCACCCGGCACCGTGGGCGACTACATCGACGACGTGCCGCCGGGCAGCGTGATCGTGCTCGACAACGGCGGACGCGAGAACGCCACCGTCTGGGGCGACATCCTGACCGAGATCGCGCAGCGCCGCGGCATTGCCGGCACCGTGATCGATGGCGTGTGCCGCGACGTGGCGCTGTGCACGAGCATCGGCTACCCGGTGTTCAGCAAGGACCACTGGATGCGCACCGGCAAGGACCGGGTGCAGGTCGAGGCAACCAACGTCGTCGTCAACATCGGCGACGCGCGCGTGCAGCCCGGCGACATCGTGCGCGGCGACGCCGATGGGGTGGTCGTGATCCCCAAGCAGCACGAGGCCCAAGTGCTCGACACCGCCGAGGCCGTCGAGCTGGCCGAGAACGCCATCCGCGAAGCCGTGCGGGGGGGCATGCGGCTCGACGAGGCGCGCAAGCAGCACCGCTACCACCAGCTTCAGACTCGAATCAAATGA
- a CDS encoding RraA family protein: MQDPQVQRLRRLDCCAVSDALDKLKLPGAVTGLPQRSGAGRIAGRAITVKLGTGAPPPGPAKHLGCTAIECAGPDDVIVVEQTSGVEAGCWGGLLSLGAKVRGVAGVVADGPVRDIDEAIGCDFPVFSRSLTSLTARGRVVEKGTNVPLQIGAAEVQPGDYVLADRSAVIFIAERDIERVLDAAETIVAKEAAMAKAILAGTPIGDVMGGNYEHMLKD, from the coding sequence ATGCAAGACCCACAAGTCCAGCGCCTTCGCCGACTCGACTGCTGCGCCGTTTCCGACGCGCTCGACAAGCTCAAGCTGCCCGGCGCCGTCACCGGCTTGCCTCAGCGCTCCGGCGCCGGCCGCATTGCCGGCCGCGCGATCACCGTCAAGCTCGGCACTGGCGCGCCGCCTCCCGGCCCGGCCAAACACCTCGGCTGCACCGCCATCGAATGTGCCGGCCCCGACGACGTGATCGTTGTCGAACAGACCAGTGGCGTCGAGGCCGGCTGCTGGGGCGGCCTGCTGTCGCTGGGTGCGAAGGTTCGCGGCGTGGCAGGCGTCGTGGCAGACGGCCCGGTGCGCGACATCGACGAGGCCATCGGCTGCGACTTTCCTGTTTTCAGCCGCAGCCTCACCTCGCTCACCGCGCGTGGCCGCGTGGTCGAAAAGGGCACCAACGTGCCGCTGCAGATCGGCGCCGCCGAAGTGCAGCCAGGCGACTACGTGCTGGCTGACCGCAGCGCCGTCATCTTCATCGCCGAACGCGACATCGAGCGAGTGCTCGACGCCGCCGAGACGATCGTCGCCAAGGAAGCCGCCATGGCCAAGGCCATCCTGGCCGGCACGCCGATCGGCGATGTGATGGGCGGCAACTACGAACACATGCTGAAGGACTGA
- a CDS encoding protocatechuate 3,4-dioxygenase, with protein sequence MARLVAAFGSSHSIMLVSQREDWQHGFRAIDPKNPHYFDRAGNPTSYDALLAAAPKEAEAMVTPDRMGERWDQAEAAMDTLRDRIRAARLDVLIVVGDDQTELFRTTNNPTFAIYYGETICNAKSELADSDGWYKRARMARQEPGADRDYPVKSDMAKWLIRALCDRDFDIAAMDGLERGQFEGHAFSFIHRRYLQGTDLPVIPLIVNTFDPPNQPTPRRCVQLGAALRELIDAYPADLRVGVLASGGLSHFVVDEELDHGIIEAIRRKDTAWLAALDPRQLQAGSSEIRNWLIAVEAVKDLDLEWVEYVPGYRSPALTGTGLCFAAWRTLP encoded by the coding sequence ATGGCCAGACTCGTCGCCGCCTTCGGCTCATCGCACAGCATCATGCTGGTCTCGCAACGCGAAGACTGGCAGCACGGCTTTCGCGCGATCGACCCGAAGAACCCTCACTACTTCGACCGGGCCGGCAACCCCACAAGCTACGACGCCTTGCTCGCCGCGGCGCCGAAGGAAGCCGAGGCCATGGTCACGCCCGACAGGATGGGCGAACGCTGGGACCAGGCCGAAGCCGCGATGGACACGCTGCGCGATCGCATCCGCGCCGCAAGGCTCGACGTGCTGATCGTCGTCGGCGATGACCAGACCGAGCTTTTCCGCACCACCAACAACCCGACCTTCGCGATCTACTACGGCGAGACGATCTGCAACGCGAAGAGTGAGCTCGCCGACAGCGACGGCTGGTACAAGAGGGCCCGCATGGCGCGCCAGGAGCCCGGCGCCGACCGCGACTATCCGGTCAAGAGCGACATGGCGAAGTGGCTGATCCGCGCGCTGTGCGACCGCGACTTCGACATCGCCGCGATGGACGGCCTGGAACGCGGCCAGTTCGAAGGCCACGCGTTCTCGTTCATCCACCGGCGATACCTGCAGGGCACCGACCTGCCGGTCATCCCGCTGATCGTCAACACCTTCGACCCGCCGAACCAGCCGACCCCGCGCCGCTGCGTGCAGCTCGGCGCTGCGCTGCGCGAACTGATCGACGCCTATCCGGCAGACCTGCGCGTCGGCGTGCTGGCGTCGGGCGGGCTGAGCCACTTCGTCGTCGACGAGGAACTCGACCACGGAATCATCGAAGCGATCCGGCGCAAGGACACCGCCTGGCTCGCCGCGCTCGACCCCAGGCAGTTGCAGGCCGGCAGCAGCGAGATTCGCAACTGGCTGATCGCCGTCGAAGCGGTCAAGGACCTCGACCTCGAGTGGGTGGAGTACGTGCCCGGCTACCGCAGCCCGGCGCTCACCGGCACCGGCCTGTGCTTCGCCGCCTGGCGCACCCTGCCATGA